The following are encoded in a window of Impatiens glandulifera chromosome 5, dImpGla2.1, whole genome shotgun sequence genomic DNA:
- the LOC124939059 gene encoding translation initiation factor IF-2-like, producing the protein MKKEEADVEEAAQAPFEENVVISLVVRTEEAQEKVAEVTQPEIIRSEGETSKDKDVEEESSSSEEEHDQYRAEDELLEEEQNEAAKVAEKDQPEQSMQIHTNFEAIQSMEAKSQENSSNEESSTKGNKILKSMTSVLSSLQKSMIKALNTQEEERKDFSEIIKEFADSITRKFQAKENAKANAERDQPRITQGESSRRSDGVSTVTRSRRAPCNDDNPRPTKRGGGRSGGDRGGRSSDGGRGRQSGLDQRGRASGGDRGGR; encoded by the exons ATGAAGA aagaagaagctgatGTTGAAGAGGCTGCTCAAGCTCCTTTTGAAGAAAATGTCGTCATATCCCTTGTTGTGAGAACAGAGGAAGCCCAAGAGAAGGTGGCTGAGGTTACTCAGCCAGAgattatcagatctgagggggaaacCTCCAAAGATAAggatgttgaagaagaaagttcctcatctgaggaggaacatgaTCAATAC agagctgaagatGAACTGTTGGAAGAAGAGCAAAATGAAGCTGCTAAGGTAGCTGAGAAGgatcaaccggagcaatccatgcagattcatacaaactttgaggcAATTCAGAGTATGGAAGCAAAGTCTCAAGAGAattcatcaaatgaagaatcCTCTACTAAGGGTAACAAGATTTTAAAGTCTATGACTTCTGTTctctcatctcttcagaagagcaTGATAAAGGCCTTGAACAcccaggaagaagaaagaaaggatttTTCCGAAATTATCAAA gaatttgctgactctattacaaggaagtttcaagcaaaggagaatGCAAAAGCTAATGCTGAAAGAGATCAACCTCGAATCACCCAAGgcgagtcaagtagaagaagtgaCGGTGTGTCAACCGTCACTAGATCCAGACGGGCTCCATGTAACGATGATAATCCTAGGCCAAcaaagagaggtggaggtcgaagcggtggtgatcgtggaggtcGAAGTAGTGATGGTGGTCGTGGTAGGCAATCCGGGCTTGATCAAAGAGGTCGTGCAAGcggcggtgatcgtggtggtagataa